Proteins found in one Mangifera indica cultivar Alphonso chromosome 15, CATAS_Mindica_2.1, whole genome shotgun sequence genomic segment:
- the LOC123198396 gene encoding GPI ethanolamine phosphate transferase 1 isoform X2 — MDIDGILGTRQPSKSSNPRKIWLKTREMWLVVLGVILHAVYMLSIFDIYFKTPIVHGMDPVTPRFKAPAKRLVLLVADGLRADKFFEPDSNGNFRAPFLRSVIKNQGRWGVSHARPPTESRPGHVALIAGFYEDPSAVTKGWKANPVEFDSVFNQSRHTISYGSPDIVPIFCGALPHSTWNTYPHEYEDFATDASFLDEWSFDQFQSLLNRSNEDPKLKELLLQDNLVIFLHLLGCDSNGHAHRPFSSIYLNNVKVVDHIAERTYALLEGYFKDDRTAYVFTADHGMHDKGSHGDGHPTNTDTPLVVWGAGVNYPKLSSGTNHSNCGFRFVDDHEHDTLTPKEWGLDEIERVDVNQADIAPLMSTLLGLPCPVNSVGNLPLEYINMNEAEKVEAVLANTKQILNQFLRKSYIKQSNSFYFKPFKPLADYSSTLNRIEELIFVKDYEAAMKLSENLRSSALQGLHYFQTYDWLMLMSIITLGYIGWMVCLLLHVLQSYTSVPGNILRKESAFHQRNNSRKVYLMGCLLLGVICIKFMLEHSPPLYHAYMAMTVFLWMQILSEYQFILALWRHIQWGKINFIVKLLAIVAVSILIVEFLVNSFTKRELYTWCFLTVGVLASFYLFKSIPWRSRIPIFVCITCWFLSIFTLMPAEIPDNNPLVISSGAMIIIIGATARWLDLHAEGKKYWQSICNHETKKSRFPMLFYLQALLVGLASVMVSLSTSHRTEKQELLPVHQMINWLIAGYSMVLPLFSENGLLSRLTSIFLGFAPCFLLLSIGYEAVFYSALALVLMSWILFENTLLHPSAVKNLSPHTRNMEEHMILENDNRYLQLSDIRIPLTFMVLFNIAFFGTGNFASIASFEISSVYRFITVFSPFLMAALLIFKLFIPFMLVMYETKEAGWKLAIASAILES, encoded by the exons CGCCAAACGCCTCGTCCTCTTAGTGG CGGATGGTTTACGTGCTGATAAATTTTTTGAGCCGGATTCAAATGGGAATTTTAGAGCACCATTTTTGAGGAGTGTGATTAAAAATCAAGGTCGTTGGGGAGTGTCTCACGCTCGACCTCCTACTGAGTCAAGGCCTGGACATGTTGCTCTAATTGCTGGTTTTTATGAGGATCCTAGCGCTGTTACCAAAG GATGGAAAGCTAATCCTGTTGAATTTGATTCGGTTTTTAATCAAAGCCGGCATACAATTTCTTATGGTAGCCCAGATATTGTTCCAATATTTTGTGGAGCATTGCCACACAGCACCTGGAATACTTATCCTCATGAGTATGAAGACTTTGCAACTG ATGCGTCTTTTTTGGATGAGTGGTCTTTTGATCAATTTCAGAGCCTTCTTAATAGGTCCAATGAAGACCCGAAGTTAAAGGAGCTACTACTACAGGATAATCTTGTTATATTTCTACATCTACTTGGTTGTGATTCAAATGGACATGCACATCGGCCCTTTTCATCAATCTATCTCAATAATGTAAAGGTTGTTGACCATATTGCTGAGCGTACGTATGCTCTTCTTGAGGGCTATTTCAAGGACGATCGTACGGCGTATGTTTTCACCGCCGATCATGGGATGCATGACAAAG GTAGTCATGGAGACGGTCATCCCACAAACACTGATACCCCTCTCGTTGTTTGGGGAGCAGGTGTTAATTATCCCAAGCTTTCATCTGGTACAAATCATTCTAATTGTGGTTTTCGTTTTGTCGATGATCATGAACATGATACTTTAACACCTAAAGAATGGGGTCTTGACGAAATTGAGAGGGTGGATGTCAATCAAGCAGATATTGCACCACTCATG TCAACTCTTCTTGGACTGCCATGTCCTGTTAACTCAGTTGGGAATCTACCACTTGAATACATTAACATGAATGAA GCAGAAAAAGTTGAAGCTGTGCTGGCCAATACGAAGCAAATTCTCAACCAGTTTCTTCGGAAATCAT ATATAAAGCAGTCAAACTCATTTTATTTCAAGCCCTTTAAGCCACTGGCTGATTATTCTTCTACACTGAATCGGATTGAGGAGTTAATTTTTGTCAAAGACTATGAAGCGGCAATGAAGCTTTCAGAAAACCTAAGAAGCTCAGCGCTGCAGGGGCTTCactattttcaaacttatgacTGGTTGATGCTGATGTCCATAATTACTCTTGGGTATATTGGTTGGATGGTCTGTCTTCTTCTTCATGTGCTGCAATCTTATACATCAGTACCAGGAAATATATTAAGAAAGGAATCTGCATTCCACCAGAGAAATAATAGTAGAAAA GTATACCTAATGGGATGTCTGTTGTTGGGagtaatttgtattaaattcaTGCTGGAACACTCTCCTCCCCTTTACCATGCATACATGGCGATGACAGTGTTTCTCTGGATGCAAATACTAAGTGAATATCAGTTTATACTGGCTTTGTGGAGACACATACAGTGGGggaaaatcaattttattgttaaacttCTTGCCATTGTTGCTGTGTCAATATTGATTGTTGAATTCCTG GTGAATAGCTTCACTAAGAGAGAGCTCTACACTTGGTGTTTTCTAACTGTGGGGGTTTTAgcttctttttatctttttaaatcaATTCCATGGAGATCTAGAATACCAATTTTTGTTTGCATAACATGTTGGTTTTTGTCCATATTTACGTTGATGCCAGCAGAAATTCCTGACAATAATCCATTGGT AATTTCCAGTGGGGCAATGATCATCATAATTGGGGCAACTGCAAGATGGCTAGATCTGCATGCTGAAGGGAAGAAGTATTGGCAAAGTATCTGTAATCATGAAACAAAAAAGTCCAGATTTCCAATGCTCTTTTACTTGCAG GCTCTACTAGTTGGGTTAGCATCGGTAATGGTGTCACTGTCAACTTCTCACAGAACAGAGAAGCAAGAACTGCTGCCAGTACATCAGATGATAAATTGGTTAATTGCTG GTTACTCAATGGTTCTGCCACTTTTTTCAGAAAATGGCCTCCTTTCCCGACTTACTTCTATATTTCTTGGCTTTGCACCTTGCTTCCTTCTTCTATCTATAGG ATATGAAGCTGTCTTCTATAGTGCACTTGCTCTTGTACTAATGTCATGGATACTATTTGAAAACACACTTCTCCACCCAAGTGCAGTGAAAAATTTGTCACCTCACACTAGAAATATGGAGGAACATATGATTCTTGAAAATGATAATAGATACTTGCAGCTGTCTGATATTAGAATTCCACTAACTTTT ATGGTTTTATTCAACATTGCATTCTTTGGCACTGGTAATTTCGCAAGTATTGCAAGTTTTGAGATATCGTCAGTCTATCGGTTCATCACTGTGTTCAGT CCGTTTCTGATGGCAGCCCTGCTTATCTTCAAGTTATTCATACCATTCATGCTTGTCAT GTACGAAACAAAGGAAGCTGGATGGAAATTGGCAATAGCATCAGCCATTTTGGAATCATGA
- the LOC123198396 gene encoding GPI ethanolamine phosphate transferase 1 isoform X1, whose translation MDIDGILGTRQPSKSSNPRKIWLKTREMWLVVLGVILHAVYMLSIFDIYFKTPIVHGMDPVTPRFKAPAKRLVLLVADGLRADKFFEPDSNGNFRAPFLRSVIKNQGRWGVSHARPPTESRPGHVALIAGFYEDPSAVTKGWKANPVEFDSVFNQSRHTISYGSPDIVPIFCGALPHSTWNTYPHEYEDFATDASFLDEWSFDQFQSLLNRSNEDPKLKELLLQDNLVIFLHLLGCDSNGHAHRPFSSIYLNNVKVVDHIAERTYALLEGYFKDDRTAYVFTADHGMHDKGSHGDGHPTNTDTPLVVWGAGVNYPKLSSGTNHSNCGFRFVDDHEHDTLTPKEWGLDEIERVDVNQADIAPLMSTLLGLPCPVNSVGNLPLEYINMNEAEKVEAVLANTKQILNQFLRKSYIKQSNSFYFKPFKPLADYSSTLNRIEELIFVKDYEAAMKLSENLRSSALQGLHYFQTYDWLMLMSIITLGYIGWMVCLLLHVLQSYTSVPGNILRKESAFHQRNNSRKVYLMGCLLLGVICIKFMLEHSPPLYHAYMAMTVFLWMQILSEYQFILALWRHIQWGKINFIVKLLAIVAVSILIVEFLVNSFTKRELYTWCFLTVGVLASFYLFKSIPWRSRIPIFVCITCWFLSIFTLMPAEIPDNNPLVISSGAMIIIIGATARWLDLHAEGKKYWQSICNHETKKSRFPMLFYLQALLVGLASVMVSLSTSHRTEKQELLPVHQMINWLIAGYSMVLPLFSENGLLSRLTSIFLGFAPCFLLLSIGYEAVFYSALALVLMSWILFENTLLHPSAVKNLSPHTRNMEEHMILENDNRYLQLSDIRIPLTFMVLFNIAFFGTGNFASIASFEISSVYRFITVFSPFLMAALLIFKLFIPFMLVICAFSAITKLLRIPRLGCYFLVILLSDVMTVHFFFLVRNKGSWMEIGNSISHFGIMSAQVVFVLLLFALTNIYTKDIHIRSARLSPQKVL comes from the exons CGCCAAACGCCTCGTCCTCTTAGTGG CGGATGGTTTACGTGCTGATAAATTTTTTGAGCCGGATTCAAATGGGAATTTTAGAGCACCATTTTTGAGGAGTGTGATTAAAAATCAAGGTCGTTGGGGAGTGTCTCACGCTCGACCTCCTACTGAGTCAAGGCCTGGACATGTTGCTCTAATTGCTGGTTTTTATGAGGATCCTAGCGCTGTTACCAAAG GATGGAAAGCTAATCCTGTTGAATTTGATTCGGTTTTTAATCAAAGCCGGCATACAATTTCTTATGGTAGCCCAGATATTGTTCCAATATTTTGTGGAGCATTGCCACACAGCACCTGGAATACTTATCCTCATGAGTATGAAGACTTTGCAACTG ATGCGTCTTTTTTGGATGAGTGGTCTTTTGATCAATTTCAGAGCCTTCTTAATAGGTCCAATGAAGACCCGAAGTTAAAGGAGCTACTACTACAGGATAATCTTGTTATATTTCTACATCTACTTGGTTGTGATTCAAATGGACATGCACATCGGCCCTTTTCATCAATCTATCTCAATAATGTAAAGGTTGTTGACCATATTGCTGAGCGTACGTATGCTCTTCTTGAGGGCTATTTCAAGGACGATCGTACGGCGTATGTTTTCACCGCCGATCATGGGATGCATGACAAAG GTAGTCATGGAGACGGTCATCCCACAAACACTGATACCCCTCTCGTTGTTTGGGGAGCAGGTGTTAATTATCCCAAGCTTTCATCTGGTACAAATCATTCTAATTGTGGTTTTCGTTTTGTCGATGATCATGAACATGATACTTTAACACCTAAAGAATGGGGTCTTGACGAAATTGAGAGGGTGGATGTCAATCAAGCAGATATTGCACCACTCATG TCAACTCTTCTTGGACTGCCATGTCCTGTTAACTCAGTTGGGAATCTACCACTTGAATACATTAACATGAATGAA GCAGAAAAAGTTGAAGCTGTGCTGGCCAATACGAAGCAAATTCTCAACCAGTTTCTTCGGAAATCAT ATATAAAGCAGTCAAACTCATTTTATTTCAAGCCCTTTAAGCCACTGGCTGATTATTCTTCTACACTGAATCGGATTGAGGAGTTAATTTTTGTCAAAGACTATGAAGCGGCAATGAAGCTTTCAGAAAACCTAAGAAGCTCAGCGCTGCAGGGGCTTCactattttcaaacttatgacTGGTTGATGCTGATGTCCATAATTACTCTTGGGTATATTGGTTGGATGGTCTGTCTTCTTCTTCATGTGCTGCAATCTTATACATCAGTACCAGGAAATATATTAAGAAAGGAATCTGCATTCCACCAGAGAAATAATAGTAGAAAA GTATACCTAATGGGATGTCTGTTGTTGGGagtaatttgtattaaattcaTGCTGGAACACTCTCCTCCCCTTTACCATGCATACATGGCGATGACAGTGTTTCTCTGGATGCAAATACTAAGTGAATATCAGTTTATACTGGCTTTGTGGAGACACATACAGTGGGggaaaatcaattttattgttaaacttCTTGCCATTGTTGCTGTGTCAATATTGATTGTTGAATTCCTG GTGAATAGCTTCACTAAGAGAGAGCTCTACACTTGGTGTTTTCTAACTGTGGGGGTTTTAgcttctttttatctttttaaatcaATTCCATGGAGATCTAGAATACCAATTTTTGTTTGCATAACATGTTGGTTTTTGTCCATATTTACGTTGATGCCAGCAGAAATTCCTGACAATAATCCATTGGT AATTTCCAGTGGGGCAATGATCATCATAATTGGGGCAACTGCAAGATGGCTAGATCTGCATGCTGAAGGGAAGAAGTATTGGCAAAGTATCTGTAATCATGAAACAAAAAAGTCCAGATTTCCAATGCTCTTTTACTTGCAG GCTCTACTAGTTGGGTTAGCATCGGTAATGGTGTCACTGTCAACTTCTCACAGAACAGAGAAGCAAGAACTGCTGCCAGTACATCAGATGATAAATTGGTTAATTGCTG GTTACTCAATGGTTCTGCCACTTTTTTCAGAAAATGGCCTCCTTTCCCGACTTACTTCTATATTTCTTGGCTTTGCACCTTGCTTCCTTCTTCTATCTATAGG ATATGAAGCTGTCTTCTATAGTGCACTTGCTCTTGTACTAATGTCATGGATACTATTTGAAAACACACTTCTCCACCCAAGTGCAGTGAAAAATTTGTCACCTCACACTAGAAATATGGAGGAACATATGATTCTTGAAAATGATAATAGATACTTGCAGCTGTCTGATATTAGAATTCCACTAACTTTT ATGGTTTTATTCAACATTGCATTCTTTGGCACTGGTAATTTCGCAAGTATTGCAAGTTTTGAGATATCGTCAGTCTATCGGTTCATCACTGTGTTCAGT CCGTTTCTGATGGCAGCCCTGCTTATCTTCAAGTTATTCATACCATTCATGCTTGTCAT ATGTGCGTTCAGTGCAATAACAAAACTACTCCGAATCCCACGGTTGGGATGCTATTTTCTTGTTATATTGCTTTCAGATGTAATGACTGTCCACTTCTTCTTCCTG GTACGAAACAAAGGAAGCTGGATGGAAATTGGCAATAGCATCAGCCATTTTGGAATCATGAGTGCCCAAGTTGTGTTTGTGCTGTTGCTCTTTGCcctaacaaatatatacacgAAAGACATCCATATTAGATCTGCTAGGCTCTCTCCTCAGAAAGTACTGTAG
- the LOC123197551 gene encoding LOW QUALITY PROTEIN: senescence-associated carboxylesterase 101-like (The sequence of the model RefSeq protein was modified relative to this genomic sequence to represent the inferred CDS: deleted 2 bases in 1 codon), translating to MVAEAKRKPQTEEAAFMTQSLHGGTNYHRMVEPLDIAEYYNKGLRGYKTKGRYKHFIRLEHCEEYVMQQMKNYAVSLEVFLAGSSCSFMQWWREYEEVIGFLTSQLTHSMKKGLYYQYGNGS from the exons ATGGTTGCTGAAGCCAAGAGAAAACCTCAAACAGAAGAGGCTGCCTTCATGACCCAATCGCTACATGGTGGGACAAATTATCATAGGATGGTTGAACCTCTTGACATTGCTGAGTACTACAACAAGGGTTTGAGAGGATACAAAACTAAAGGAAGATATAAACATTTCATAAGGTTGGAGCAT TGTGAAGAGTATGTAATGCAGCAGATGAAGAATTATGCGGTATCTCTGGAGGTTTTCTTGGCAGGGAGCAGCTGCAGTTTTATGCAATGGTGGAGAGAGTATGAAGAAGTTATAGGA TTCCTAACTTCACAACTCACTCACTCTATGAAAAAGGGCCTTTACTATCAGTATGGCAATGGGTCATAG
- the LOC123198397 gene encoding peroxidase 31-like, with product MAKAPPQAPLSFLYILIVLAVLASVSESRLNYNYYAKSCPRFSQIMQDTITNKQITNPTTAAATLRLFFHDCFFNGCDGSILISSTSFNKAERDADINLSLPGDAFDVIVRAKTALELACPNTVSCSDILAVATRDLVTMVGGPYYNVLLGRKDGRISNAQYVEGNLPRPTMPMSQVIDLFAKRNFTVQEMVALSGAHTIGFSHCTEFTSNIYNYSSALQYDSHYNPRFAQALQKACADYKKDPSLSVFNDIMTPNKFDNLYYQNLPKGLGLLETDHGLVNDARTRPYVEVYARDQNRFFKDFGRAMEKLSVYGIKTGRRGEIRHRCDAIN from the coding sequence ATGGCCAAAGCTCCACCGCAAGCGCCGCTCTCATTTCTCTACATCCTCATAGTCCTTGCAGTCCTTGCCTCTGTCTCAGAATCAAGACTCAACTATAACTACTACGCCAAGTCATGTCCCAGATTCAGCCAAATCATGCAAGACACCATCACCAACAAGCAAATCACTAACCCCACCACCGCCGCCGCCACCCTCCGCCTCTTCTTCCACGACTGCTTCTTCAACGGCTGCGACGGCTCCATCCTCATTTCCTCCACCTCCTTCAACAAAGCCGAACGTGACGCTGACATCAACCTCTCCCTACCCGGCGACGCCTTTGATGTCATTGTCCGAGCCAAAACCGCCCTTGAACTTGCTTGTCCCAACACAGTATCTTGCTCCGACATCCTCGCCGTCGCAACCCGTGATCTTGTGACGATGGTGGGCGGCCCGTACTACAATGTTCTGTTGGGTCGCAAAGATGGGAGAATCTCGAATGCTCAGTATGTTGAAGGTAATCTTCCAAGACCAACAATGCCAATGTCTCAAGTAATTGATCTCTTTGCTAAGAGAAATTTTACAGTTCAAGAAATGGTAGCTTTGAGTGGAGCACATACTATTGGCTTCTCTCATTGCACtgaatttactagtaatatttataattacagTAGTGCTCTTCAGTACGACTCTCATTACAATCCCAGATTCGCACAGGCTTTACAGAAAGCCTGTGCAGACTACAAAAAGGATCCGAGTTTATCTGTGTTCAATGATATTATGACTCCGAACAAGTTTGATAATTTGTATTATCAGAATCTGCCCAAGGGATTGGGGCTGTTGGAGACGGATCATGGATTGGTCAATGATGCGAGGACGAGGCCTTATGTCGAAGTGTATGCAAGGGATCAAAATCGGTTTTTTAAGGATTTTGGTAGAGCAATGGAAAAGCTTAGTGTTTATGGGATCAAGACTGGGAGGAGAGGAGAGATTAGGCACAGATGTGATGCTATTAACTGA
- the LOC123198102 gene encoding zinc finger AN1 domain-containing stress-associated protein 12 yields MGGGTEAFPDLGRHCQFQDCHQLDFLPFTCDRCQKVFCLEHRLYKSHECQKPDINSRKVIVCELCSVSIETTGQFGEAEKVMMERHQKSGNCDPSTKKKPTCSVKRCKEILTFSNSATCKTCNLKVCLKHRFPADHSCKKDLVVGKNAGAVAGAGKWTDKILAAMAAWNGKECTENDRSLKAAVSPSSRNPSVKAY; encoded by the exons ATGGGAGGAGGAACTGAAGCTTTCCCAGATTTAGGAAGACATTGCCAATTCCAAGATTGCCATCAACTGGATTTTCTCCCTTTTACATGTGACCGTTGTCAAAAG GTGTTTTGTTTGGAGCATAGGTTGTATAAGTCACATGAATGTCAAAAACCAGACATCAATAGCAGGAAGGTGATTGTATGCGAATTGTGTTCAGTTTCAATTGAGACAACTGGGCAGTTTGGAGAGGCTGAGAAGGTTATGATGGAGCGGCACCAGAAATCTGGGAATTGTGATCCCAGTACGAAGAAGAAACCTACGTGTTCTGTTAAACGCTGCAAGGAGATACTGACTTTTTCGAATTCGGCAACCTGCAAGACTTGTAATTTGAAGGTCTGTCTCAAGCATAGGTTCCCTGCTGATCATTCTTGCAAGAAGGATTTGGTCGTGGGGAAGAATGCTGGGGCTGTGGCGGGTGCAGGCAAATGGACTGATAAGATTTTGGCGGCCATGGCTGCATGGAATGGGAAAGAATGTACTGAGAATGACCGAAGTTTGAAGGCTGCCGTATCACCATCCTCTCGTAATCCATCTGTTAAAGCCTATTGA
- the LOC123198101 gene encoding uncharacterized protein LOC123198101 produces the protein MADPHVTVTLGRSGKVVKRGGSRRYTGSDEFLTVNKRLQVDHTKWKYGPKTGSWIARNDLRLKLMWKRCVEERRKRVLHKNMANANQLQCHPQAKGTHLLRQNPPTEILNDFHPGDSFFFNDFHPEGSFSSQTIDRSRARSPGRKWTTLGFSAPGSFNVLQQVPAIRVAEVARAGRFSNAVLGASRQAAHMRYPVAPSGGFMQKSALMGVEHLTVAGVLESLGLTKYEITFRAEEVDMPALKQMSDKDLKELGIPMGPRKKILLAVKQRPKQSPP, from the exons ATGGCAGATCCCCATGTTACCGTCACCCTTGGCCGCTCTGGCAAG GTGGTGAAGAGAGGGGGTAGCAGACGATATACGGGCTCTGATGAGTTTTTGACTGTGAACAAAAG GCTGCAAGTGGATCATACTAAATGGAAATATGGTCCTAAAACCG GTTCCTGGATTGCTCGAAATGATCTTAGGTTGAAACTAATGTGGAAAAGGTGTGTTGAAGAACGGAGGAAGAGGGTCCTTCACAAAAATATGGCCAATGCTAATCAACTTCAGTGCCACCCTCAAGCAAAAGGAACTCACCTTTTGAGGCAGAATCCTCCAacagaaattttgaatgatttccATCCAGGAGACTCATTCTTTTTTAATGATTTCCATCCAGAGGGCTCATTCTCTTCTCAGACAATTGATAGATCAAGGGCTAGATCTCCAGGTAGAAAGTGGACCACTTTGGGGTTCTCAGCTCCAGGAAGTTTTAACGTGCTGCAACAAGTGCCAGCCATAAGGGTAGCTGAGGTTGCAAGAGCTGGACGATTTAGCAATGCAGTTCTTGGTGCTTCCAGGCAGGCAGCTCATATGAGATACCCAGTTGCACCAAGTGGTGGCTTCATGCAAAAGAGTGCTTTAATG GGTGTGGAGCATCTTACAGTTGCTGGGGTGTTGGAATCACTTGGTTTGACGAAATATGAAATTACTTTTCGGGCTGAAGAA GTGGATATGCCTGCACTGAAGCAGATGAGTGATAAGGACCTTAAAGAACTGGGGATACCAATG GGACCAAGGAAGAAGATTTTGCTTGCGGTAAAGCAACGTCCCAAACAATCACCCCCATAA